DNA from Lemur catta isolate mLemCat1 chromosome 7, mLemCat1.pri, whole genome shotgun sequence:
GATGGCGGGCAGCGGCTCCGGCGTCCGGGGCTCTGCGCCCTCGGGTGGCGCCGGTACCTTCCGTGGGGGGAAGAACTTGCGGGCGCTCAGAAGTGGCAAGGTGCCCCGCGTCCTGCTGGGACGAGGGCGTCATGAGGGCCGCAGCCAGCCCACGAAAGGCGGTCCTGGCAATACCGggcatggggaggaggagggcgggAGGGGCGTCCCGGACAACTGGGGCGCGGGCACCGGCCCGGCGGGACCTGGGGGGAGATGGTGGTCCTGGACAGCACCGAGCCGGGGCAGCGGTCCTGGCGGAGCGGAGGCCTAGGGAGGGAgtccggggcggggtggggcctGGAGAGGAGGCGGGGACCGAGGGACCCGGGGTCCCCACCCTGGCCTTCGGCGACCGCCTCGGGCTCCCCGCACCCGGGCCTTTCGCGGGGGTCGAGGCCGGTGCGGCTGCTCGCACGTATCAGAGAGCGGGAAGCAGTCGATGGACAGGTCAGTGTTGTCGGCAAAGGTCTCCGAGACTGGGGCCACGCAGCGCGGAACCTGGTGCTCACTGAGGATCTGCAAGGGCGAGTGGGTCGCGCTCACCGCCCAGGCTACCCAGGCCCCCCCCAGGTGGGCCTGCACTGACCTCGCCCCCGGGGCTTAGGAGGAGCGTCACGCGGCAGCTGTCCCCACGTAAGTGCACGCGCTGGTGGCCCGAGGACAGGCGTGGCCGATGCTTGGCGCTGCCAGGACCCTCGCCCCAAACCTGGAACGGCGAGGGTGGCGGGTGAGAGGTGCCCGGGCTGGCGGGCGGGCCACGCCAGCTGGGGGAGCGGGGCGCACCGTGATGTGGTGCTGCGGCGCCAGCAGCGTGCCAGGCGGGAAGCGGTAAGTGCACACCGGGAAGTCCCGCACCAGTTGCTTCAGCACCAAGCCGCCCAGGTCGGCCGTGTCCTCCGAAGACTGGTTGAGGATGCGAACGAACTTCTCTCGGTGGCTAACCTCCATGATCTTCAGGCGGCAGCCAgtcaggctggggcagggaggggagcgcTGTGCCGAGATGCGCGGTCCACACCCCAGAACAGCTGACACTCCTGGCCCGCTAGGAAGACCAGGCTGGGGTCGCCCCCTCACCTCGGTCCAGGCCCGAAACGCTGCTGGTCGGGGTCTGAGCTGGGCTCGGGCGCCAGGACAGTCTTGCTAGGCTGGTCAGAGTGGGTTTTCTGCAAATCTAGGGAAAGGAGTCCTTTAGGAGAGGGGATCCCCATATGGTATGTGCAACGGGGATGTCCCACACGAGGCCAGAGCAGACCTGCAACCCCTGCGGGTCATCCTGGGAAGGGAGCAGGGTCACAGGTCAGATCCCCGGCAGAGGGGTGGCTGGACCCTGCCAGTCAAAGAACAGTTCTACAGGACTCTGGGTGGAGACCTGGAGGGTGGGCGAAGGGTCACAGGGGAGACCTGCTTTACTCCACCTTCCAGCCCCAAGGACGAGTCTCTGCTGAAGTTCCTCAAATGAGCCTGGGTCTGATCAGAAGCAAAGCTCCTCGACTGGGGTGGGTGCCCTGTCACCTTCTGCACACGGAAAGGCACACCCAGCTGGCCGCTGCTGGAGTCCGAGTCTGCACCCCCTGAGCTGCTGGTGCCCATGCAGGGCAGGGTGCTCCACTCGACCCTCTTGTGGCACCCCTCCGTGGGCTTGCTAGGGGACTCCGAGCTCCATGTGTCCAGCAGTGGGGGTAACCGAGGCTGCCTGTGGGCCATGATCTGCTGGCTGGCTgctcctgctcccagcccctAGCCCTGCCCCCGCCAGCCTCCCCAGGGCAGTGGGGCACCCTGGCGTGTGCCCAGACCCCTTTCCCTTCATCCctaacccattttacagatcagagaACTGAGGCATGGGTGATTTACGTGACTTGTCCAGGGACAACTTGGACGTGGTCTACATCTGCCAAGGCAAGTCCTCCCTTCCCCTGGCCCCTAGGGAGTCCCTGCCCAGTGCAGTTACTTGTGCCCTGAAGTGGATTCCATGTTGGTGAAGAGGTTGGGGTACCGATGGGCAATGCTGTTCCAGTCCACATCCTCCAGCCGGAAACTCTGGCCAGGAAATAACAGGCACGTGGCCCTCCCCTCCTGTAGGGATCCAGAGCCCTGACCACACTGGTGGAAGGCCTAGCTCACCTCCCCAGCAGGGGGGGTCTGGTCATCAGAGAAGTCACTGGAGTCCATCAGGGTCTCTGCCGTCACCACCTGCAAGAGTGGACTGGAAGccagtgggcaggggctggggggaagggcaCCCCTCCCCCAAAGCACCTCTCCCCTTTGACCTCACCAGCCCTGTGTGTCAGGTGGGTGTGCCCACAGACCACATGATTCTTCCCTGCCAGAGGCCAGGGTCCCAGAGGCAGTGTGATGGGGGGCAGGCCTCCAGGCAGGCTAGGGTGCCCCAGCAGAGGCACCTGATGCAAGTGGGGACACGCTGGCTGCCCAGCCCAAGGGAGGTCCAAGGAGGGATGGAGGGggttgggaggcaggagggagaaaaGGGTGGGTTCACCTCCACACTGCCAGTCTGGGATCGCAGCATTCGGCCCACCCATGAGGACTGAGCCAGCCGTAGGAGGCAAGATTTCTGGAAGGTTTGCAGCTCGGCCTCCAGCTGCTGCAGCGTGTTGGTGGTCTGCAGCAGCCGCTCCTCCAGgtcctccttctcctgctcccAGGTGGGGGGGGCATGGGTTGGGGGGGCGCAGGGCCTTCTGCAGACCCCACCCCGGGCCGGCCCCAGCCTGGCTAACCCCAAGCCAGCGGTGCCCTGCCCAACTCCTTTACCCCACCTGCCTCACCCGCTGGGCCTGTTCCTTCTGCTCTTTTAGCTCCAGGGTCAGCTTCCGGACCTGGTTCTGCAGGAACTTTTCCTGACTGCAGGAACTCCTGGGAGAGGGGCAATCTCAGCAGCCTGCCTCTGGGTCAAGCAAGGGCTCCTGAGGGCAGATCAGTGGCCAAGAAGGGGGCAAGGATGGGCTCCACTGTCATCTTGACCTGTGGGCACACAGTACTGAAGGCCAGGGCAGGCTCTGCCAGCTCTGGGCAGGGGTCACGCtcggggggcaggggcagagttGGGGCTGGAGTTAGGGTCAGGGCATGTTAACTTACCCAGGCTCAGGCCCTGGCTCAGGCTCAGGCTCACGCTGGGGTTGGGATCAGAGAGGAACCAGGAGCTAGGGCCAGGACAGGGGCCAGGTTGGGCTGGGGGCTTTGCTGCTGACCTCTCAGCAGTGGTGGGGAGGCCGAGCACCTCCTGCAGGATGCGACAGTGCCGGGCACTCTGGCCATTCTGGATTGCCCACCGCAAGGCCTGGATTTCCAGTTCTCGCTGTCCCCACAGCAGCCGGAGGGTGCAGGGGTCCAGGGACTCTGGGGCCAACCTGCAATACCAGCACCCCTGCTGCATGAccaggcctccctgcccaggaggctgaccacccttccctcccctccttacCGCAAGTTGACAGGACAGACCACCCATGTGGGGTGGGGCTTAGTGTCCTGTGGGCACATGGGAACTGTGGGGTCTGCAGGTGTCCCAGCTGGAGACCCCAGGTCTCCGCTGACCGGCTCTCGATCTGCCAGGGAGGGGAGTGCCTCCTCCTTggctccctcagcctcctggccAGACTCAAGGGCCATTCTTGGTGTTCCTGGGAAGCTGGGAGGGGTGATGGGGCTGAGTCTGCCCTGTGTTCCTTGCGTGgtgcccccccacacacacacacgcacacggtGGAGAGATCCAGGCAGCACTGCCAGTTCACAGGGCATCACTCTCAGAGGAGGCCCATATGTGGGCATGTCTACCTGACAGGACACCAGGCTGTGGTCATGTGGTCACACGGGAGTCCACACCTGTGGGTTTCTGACCAGGCTAGGCCAGCAGGTCACCCACCAGGGAAAGTTTCCCTGTTGTGTCCTCCCTACTACCCTTGCCCTTAACCTAGAGCAAATGACCCAGAGGTGCCAACCCAAGGCCCCACTCCCAACACTCACCTGAGGCCTGAGCTCCAAGCAGGCCTGGAGAGAGAAGGGCTTTATACCGTTGCCATGGTTACCAGCACTTGGAAGGGGAGGGGCTATTTGTTACCAGGAGCCTCCAGGGAGACCCCAGACTAGGGCCCTGGGTGAGTTCCAAGCCAGCCTGGactggaggaaatggggagaggcTGAGCCACTGCTCAGCTAGCTGAGCAGgtccctgggccacagactggccAAAACCTCAACCCTGAGGTGCCTGAAGCCCCTCCCCAGTCTGAGGGTGGCGATGGGTGGGTATGGGGGCCTGTGGCCCTGGAGTGCGCCCAGCATGGATGTgagggtgggaggcagcagggagcagTGAGAAGCTGAGGGCTGTGCTGAACCCTAAGCAGCAGTGGTCCCACACACACAGCCTCTGTGCCCGAGTGACTGGCGCTCACCCACCTGACCTGCAAGCTGGAAGCCTCACCTTTCCCAGCCCCTCTCCACAGCCTCTGACCACCACCTGGGCCAcccccagggagccctggggacATTCCCATAACCGTGGCAACTactccctctgccccaggacaAAAGTGCGTGCCAGACCTGACTCACAAGACCCAAGCACCCCAGCCTTCGCCCCCATGACTCCTACATCTATTCATCATTCAGACCTGCGATTTTCGGTTCTGTGGGGTCGCCCATGCAGGCACAGGGGACAGGCAGCAGGAGGACCTCCCATGCCCTCAGCTGCATCTGAGTGGGACAGAACAGGCCTTGAACGCCCCGGCGGCCCAGCTGGCTCAGGTCCTGCTACCTGCGACagcagggagggtggaggagcGGCTTAAAGCTGCCTCCCTGTGCGCGAGGCCTGGCTTGGGCGACCAAACCTCAGAAGGACCCCGGACCCCgcctgggaggaggggtgaggggagCCTGAGGCAAAGAGCCGGGAGTGTGTCCCGGCAGTCTGGGCGGCCCTCCGCACCGGGGTTGCCGCCGCGGGCCCTGCCCCTCGGGCTGGTCAGGGAAGTTCGGGGGTTGGGGCCCCAGCCCCGCGATCCCTCCCTGGGCGGGAACCCGTCACCCTGGAAGGCTGCTGAGGAAGTCGGCCTCGGAGCAGGGCCAGACACCTGCTCGAGGCGCCGCCTGCGGACCGCGGCTACCGACTCACTTCCACGCGGTTGGCAGGCTCGGCCAAGAGGTGCGCCGCCGTCTCCGCCCCGCGAGCCGCCGGCTGAGCCCCCCGAGCTCGCCGGCCCTGCCCTCTGCGGccgccggctccgcccccggcgaTTGCCGGCCCCGTCCCCCtcgccgccggccccgccccggcgcgCCCACTGGCCCCGCCCTCACCTGGCTACTgctgggggcggggcgcggcggcgaGCCaatggggcggggcggggcggggcggaggcaGCCAATGGGCGGGGGCGGGAGGCACACGCCGGGAGCTAATgggggcgcggcggggcggggcgagcagGCTGCGGGCCAATGGGGGCACGGGGCCGGGGCGCGCCGCGGCGCTGGGGGTGGCAGGTTGCGGCGGCGCCGAAGCGCCCCAGGCCCGGAGGCCGGCGAGCGCCCAGGTGAGCCGCGCGGGTCCCGAGCCTCCCGAGCTCCGGCTGGCGCCAGATCCGACGCGCTGCGTTCTGCGGGAGCGGACAAGACGCGTGCGGTGCCCGGGGCTGCGGGCCGGGACGGACGGGCTGCGCGCTGGCTGCGCGGAGGTCGGGAGCGGGAGGTCGGGAGGGGTCTCGGCTGCGGCCCGGGAAGATGCCTCCCGGGGGACGCCCGGCGGCGAGGCCCGCGAGGGGGTGCCCAGGACGGCAGCCGGCCGCCGCCCGCGGGGGAGGCGGTGCGCTCTGAGCCGGTGGGGAACAGGAAGTCCCGGCTGGTTAATGATTCGCCCTGTTCCGGGAGCGGGGCGCTGCGGAGGAGCTGGAGGtcggggatgggaggggtgggggcctcGAAGTGCCCTGGAGGGTTGTACCACGGCCCTCCCGGCCACCTCAGGAACGCGTGGCCTGTGGGCGGAGCTGAGCGCGGGAGCCTGGGGCCCACgctgaggggctgaagccctgAACTGTTTCTGGGGCCAGGCTTCGACTCTGTGGCCTGACCCTGTGGCCTGTGCCCTCTTCCCAGGACCGGGATGCCCTTGGGGCTGACGGTCATGGAGCTGAAGGTGTGGGTGGATGGCATCCAGCGTGTAGTCTGTGGCGTCTCGGAGCAGACCACCTGCCAGGAAGTGGTCATTGCACTAGCTCAGGCAATAGGTGAGTCCCCTGCTGGCTAGCCAGGCCggacaggcagagctgggagggcccAGTGGTCCAGCCCCATTTTTCCCACAAGGTGAGTGGGGCTGGTGCCCATCCCTCTTGTActccccagctcccccagccAAGTGGGGCCACGTAGGTGatcctctcccctttccccccagGCCAGACGGGCCGCTTTGTGCTTGTGCAGCGTCTGAGGGAGAAGGAGCGGCAGCTGCTGCCACAGGAGTGTCCAGTGGGCGCCCAGGCTACCTGCGGACAGTTTGCCAATGATGTGCAGTTTGTCTTGAGGCGCACAGGGCCTAGCCTGGCTGGAAGACCCTCCTCGGACAGCTGCCCACCCCCAGAGCGCTGTCCAGTTCGTGCCAGTCTCCCCTCAAAGCCACGAACAGCACCAGGCCGTGAGCCCCGCAAAGCACTGACCTGCAGCCCAAGGTGTCCCAGGCTGGCACCCAGCCCTTCACCACCCGAGCTTGTGGCCCCCACTGCACCCACACCAGGCTGCTGGGCAGACCTGCAGGGCCTGGAGCTCAGGGTGCAGAGGAACGCAGAGGAGCTGGGCCACGAGGCCTTCTGGGAGCAGGAGCTGCATCGGGAGCAGGCTCGAGAGCGAGAGGGGCAGGCTCGTCTGCAAGCACTGAGCGAGGCCACTGCAGAGCATGCTGCCCGGCTGCAGGCCCTGGACGCCCAGGCCCGCACCCTGGAGGCCGCACTGCAGCTGGCTGCAGAGGCCCCTGGACCCCTCTCACCCACGGCATCTGCCACCGAGCGCCTGCGCCAGGACCTGGCTATCCAGGAGCGGCACAGCGCAGAGTTGCAAGGCAGCCTGGCCCTGGTGAGCCGGGCTCTGGAGGCTGCAGAGCATGCCCTGCAGGTGAGCCAGAGCTGATCCCCTGACTGCTCCCCACCCCTGACATGGGACAGATTTGGGGGTTGGTCACGGGATCAGACTAGGAAGAGTGCTCTGTGTGGGGCACAAGGGCCACGGAAACCCCTGGCCATGCCCCCTGAGGGTCTCATGTACTcacaggcccaggcccaggagcTCGAGGAGCTGAACCGTGAGCTCCGTCAGTGCAACCTGCAGCAGTTCATCCAGCAGACGGGGGCTGCACTACCGCCCCCCCCACGGCCCGACGGGGCCCCCCCACAGGTTAGAGCAGTTCTCGGGGGAGACTGGGAGGTGAAGCCCTGGCCCAACTTCAAGCTGATCTGCCCTCCCCACAGGACCTTATGGCTCCAGGAAGAGAAGAGCCCCTGCCAGGACCCCCTCTGAGTTCTGCCCTCAAGCCTGGTCTGAGCCCCGAGGGTACGTCTGCCCCCTCCCCTTAACCCCGTTCCATTCTCTGGCCTGCGCCTACTCAGCCTGTGTCCTCCCCACAGTTGCCCCCATGAGGCAGAATTCCTGGAGGTAGCAGCTCCTGCCCCAGCGTGGTGTCCacggcagcccagccccaggctctggTGACAGAGTAGTGAGGACAGCTGAGACAAGCCAGCCTGGACCCTGAAAGGAGCGTGGGTGGTCACAGAGGCTTCTCCCCTGTGGAGTGGG
Protein-coding regions in this window:
- the LOC123642936 gene encoding lamin tail domain-containing protein 2-like; its protein translation is MGIPSPKGLLSLDLQKTHSDQPSKTVLAPEPSSDPDQQRFGPGPSLTGCRLKIMEVSHREKFVRILNQSSEDTADLGGLVLKQLVRDFPVCTYRFPPGTLLAPQHHITVWGEGPGSAKHRPRLSSGHQRVHLRGDSCRVTLLLSPGGEILSEHQVPRCVAPVSETFADNTDLSIDCFPLSDTCEQPHRPRPPRKARVRGARGGRRRPGTRGTLPLLSARKFFPPRKVPAPPEGAEPRTPEPLPAIPGDPAPGEDRQVRKETKVRVCRKRVDPGCPMVALSVQTTAESRYGFRFLSCPPVTADKCRRA
- the RASSF7 gene encoding ras association domain-containing protein 7 isoform X1; protein product: MQGRVLHSTLLWHPSVGLLGDSELHVSSSGDQRTEAWVIYVTCPGTTWTWSTSAKGSRALTTLVEGLAHLPSRGGLVIREVTGVHQGLCRHHLQEWTGSQWAGAGGKGTPPPKHLSPLTSPALCVRTGMPLGLTVMELKVWVDGIQRVVCGVSEQTTCQEVVIALAQAIGQTGRFVLVQRLREKERQLLPQECPVGAQATCGQFANDVQFVLRRTGPSLAGRPSSDSCPPPERCPVRASLPSKPRTAPGREPRKALTCSPRCPRLAPSPSPPELVAPTAPTPGCWADLQGLELRVQRNAEELGHEAFWEQELHREQAREREGQARLQALSEATAEHAARLQALDAQARTLEAALQLAAEAPGPLSPTASATERLRQDLAIQERHSAELQGSLALVSRALEAAEHALQAQAQELEELNRELRQCNLQQFIQQTGAALPPPPRPDGAPPQDLMAPGREEPLPGPPLSSALKPGLSPEVAPMRQNSWR
- the LOC123642935 gene encoding lamin tail domain-containing protein 2-like codes for the protein MPTYGPPLRVMPCELAVLPGSLHRVRVCVWGGTTQGTQGRLSPITPPSFPGTPRMALESGQEAEGAKEEALPSLADREPVSGDLGSPAGTPADPTVPMCPQDTKPHPTWVVCPVNLRLAPESLDPCTLRLLWGQRELEIQALRWAIQNGQSARHCRILQEVLGLPTTAERSSCSQEKFLQNQVRKLTLELKEQKEQAQRVRQEKEDLEERLLQTTNTLQQLEAELQTFQKSCLLRLAQSSWVGRMLRSQTGSVEVNPPFSPSCLPTPSIPPWTSLGLGSQRVPTCIRCLCWGTLACLEACPPSHCLWDPGLWQGRIMWSVGTPT
- the RASSF7 gene encoding ras association domain-containing protein 7 isoform X2, producing MGARGRGAPRRWGWQVAAAPKRPRPGGRRAPRTGMPLGLTVMELKVWVDGIQRVVCGVSEQTTCQEVVIALAQAIGQTGRFVLVQRLREKERQLLPQECPVGAQATCGQFANDVQFVLRRTGPSLAGRPSSDSCPPPERCPVRASLPSKPRTAPGREPRKALTCSPRCPRLAPSPSPPELVAPTAPTPGCWADLQGLELRVQRNAEELGHEAFWEQELHREQAREREGQARLQALSEATAEHAARLQALDAQARTLEAALQLAAEAPGPLSPTASATERLRQDLAIQERHSAELQGSLALVSRALEAAEHALQAQAQELEELNRELRQCNLQQFIQQTGAALPPPPRPDGAPPQDLMAPGREEPLPGPPLSSALKPGLSPEVAPMRQNSWR
- the RASSF7 gene encoding ras association domain-containing protein 7 isoform X3, which translates into the protein MPLGLTVMELKVWVDGIQRVVCGVSEQTTCQEVVIALAQAIGQTGRFVLVQRLREKERQLLPQECPVGAQATCGQFANDVQFVLRRTGPSLAGRPSSDSCPPPERCPVRASLPSKPRTAPGREPRKALTCSPRCPRLAPSPSPPELVAPTAPTPGCWADLQGLELRVQRNAEELGHEAFWEQELHREQAREREGQARLQALSEATAEHAARLQALDAQARTLEAALQLAAEAPGPLSPTASATERLRQDLAIQERHSAELQGSLALVSRALEAAEHALQAQAQELEELNRELRQCNLQQFIQQTGAALPPPPRPDGAPPQDLMAPGREEPLPGPPLSSALKPGLSPEVAPMRQNSWR